The Pyrus communis chromosome 8, drPyrComm1.1, whole genome shotgun sequence region agaaagagagagagggacttaCTGATTGTtaaggagggagagagggaaGTGATCGGAAGCTGCTCTGAGACTGAAGGTAGGGAGGGAGTGATACCAAATCGATGGAATTGGTATTTTGGGAAGAACGGAGAATGATCCACTGCACCGTGTTTATTTCTGTTTATTGACTTCAATCTGTCATAGCATGCCGTCTAGTCCCGAAGAAATAACTTGCACCTATCGTATGTATGAATATATATTTCCGAAGTTATATTCAAATTAGAATCATCAATTATCTAAGGTATATATTCTCAATTTCTTGTGCGAAGAATGATGATAAGAGAGAATGTAATATGCAGTAATCCACTAAAGATCTATTACCAGTTCGCACTCGTAAAGAAAAACATAGATAGGCCAACTTGAAGATGATAATGGCATTGAAAGAAGACGAGAAAACATGCCACCGTATTCAAACCATGCCCGTATGACAAAGAACTATATCATCCCGGGGTTCCATCATCTTCCTTTAGAGGAGCATCATCATGCCAAATATGCTTAGGAAATTGATGTGAGCAACATCTATTGCCCCTTAAGTTCCACAATAAGGACTCTGCACCAATGAAGCCACCATATTCAAACCAAATAAGTCAATGGAGCACATATATATGTGAATGACACATTTTTGTTTGTAAAGAAACTCATCCGCACCAACATAAAAGCCACCATATTCAAACGAAATCAgaatgattaaaaaataaaaaataaaaccatccTCCAAGGGTTTACCTACATGACACATCTCTTGCGCCAACGTGAAGATCACTATGACATCAGAAGAATACGAGAAAAGCATGCCATGGCTTTTTACTCATGCCAGAAAGGCCCAGTAATTGATGCAAGCTAGCAACTGTTCCCTTAGGTAATTCTACTTTACAGTTCCACACCACAGCTCACCACTGAATCCATGAAGGCCACAAATGAGTCTGTCCTGGCACATTGTACTAACAGCTACTTAGGATTGATTCTACAAATGTCTTGATAACTAATGCTGATTAAACAGAAAGCTTCTTTCCAGTGATTCACGCAACCGAGAAATGGTAAAACGGAGGATACAGACCAGTTGAATAATGCATCAATAATACACAAagaattgatttttcttttttgtacaGCTAATACATTTAAACTGACATCATGAAGTACATGAACTATTGAGAAACTAATCAGCAACTTTGATTCTCaaaactttcaaatttttttctttattttctctgCCCCTCCCCACTCACTCTCCCTCTATCATTAAAAAGCTTATGTTggagataaataaaaagaatgaaacaaaaagaaacatcGGAAAACACACCTCGAAAGATTTAATTGCACACATCTTTCCATTTGTCAGCTACGATCTTGTGATCGGAACCACAACAGCTTAACGTATCTACGCAAGCATCAAGCTGGTATCTGAATAACTAAAATGAGACAGCATGCCAATGGAGGAGGAAACTGTAGATGCAAGTTTGTGCCTCCTATGTCGAAAGTAGGCTTCTGCAGACCAAAATAAGCAGCATGGATGGTTTTTATCATTTTTGATATAAGAAACATGCATGCTTTCAATAAGAAATTAATGAATCCGAAACCGGAGTACGGATGCGGAGACGTTAATATATAACAGCATCATTTTCCCCTTAAGTCCAGGAATAAAACATATTCCAAAAGTTCTTTATCAAAAAATGTCAGTTGCCAAAGTAATATATGTTCTATAAGTGATGCCAGGGATAAGGCTAAAGAATAATTCAGAGCAAACAAgattcaacaaagaaaatggGAGAGATGAGAAACAAATTGCAAAATTTGTTATTTCTGAAACGTTAATACATTATTCGGTTATGAAAGAGTACCTATAAATGTTGCACTTTTGATGCTTACTATGTTGGATTGATCCTCTCCATACCATCCGAAAATGCTGAAGAGGTAGGGATAATGTGTCTTCCATGCTGCAACGAAACATTTGGTCAATATGCTATGATTCTTATTTCTATTAcgtcttttatttttaaaactattgaAATTAATTAGATGCAAAATACCTGAGAGTGAAATGCTGAAAAGCACAACTTTGTATGAGAGAGCTCATATGATGACTTCGTCATTTATCTGTATGCAAGGAATGTGAGATATCTTGGCCCAATGTTCTCCGGTCCTTTTCTCATACCTTTTCTCCAGGGTGGAACAAGAGTAGATCTCCAGGAAAGAAAGAGATGGTGGCAAACCGTCTTCTGGCAGGAACTGAAGATTTGGACACCGAGAAATGGATACCTGTTGAAGAGAAGTGAGGTGTTGAAGTCCCTCTGCTGGAAGGAATTCCAGACTTGGGCACCCATAAATAGATAGCTTTTGAAGAGAAGTGAGGTGTCGAAGTCCTTTTCCGTCCAACGATTTCAGACTTGATAGTCCAGCGATGCGGACAGAGTTAAGAGTAGTAGGGAGCAGCTGTTCCTTGAGCAACATTGCCCAGATCTCGCCACCAATGCTAACTTCTCTAAGCGAGACAAGTCCTTGCAATCCCCACTCCACTGAAGGCCTCACTCTGTCGCAGTTTCTAACATACAAATATTGCAGGTTGGGAGGCAAACCCCCTTGGGCAAATGACACAAGATTTGGAAGATTGTATAAGGCCAACGTTCCAAGGGCGGTGAGGGTGCGAATTCGTTCGGGGAATGACTTCAAATTCTTGCATCCATTGACTTGCAAGTGTCTCAAGTTGGGAGTGGGCAGTCCTCCGTCGGGAAAAGACTCCAGATTTGGACAGTCGTAGATTCGCAGGTGGTTGAGATGGCTGAGGTTGTGATCAACTCCTTCAATAGAAAAGGATTCCAGATTCTCACAACTACTGATTACAAGAGTTGAAAGTTTGGGGAAAACGCCCAACGGGAACGACCTCACTGAATGAAAACTCTTTTCTATATCCAAATACTCAAGTGATGTCAATTCGGCCATCACCTCATGTGATAGGAACTCCAATGAAGACACGGTTGGGCAATTGCTGAGAGTCAAGCGTTCAAGATATTGCATTTTGGGCAAGCACTGTATtgcaacaaaattaaaaatgccAAGTGTGGACAAGAACTTCTTCTCTACTCTCTCTATTAACGGTAACAGACCGGGGCATCCATTAATATGTATTTCCAATGAATTCTGTAAGTAGTCCATGTTAAGactactgctgctgctgctgctggtagTGGCCCATTCATCATGCAGCTGTAGAAATTCACACCCAGACACCCTAAGTGTTTTCAAGCAAGGAAGACGATTAGGCAAGTGTCCTCTCAGCTTCGGACAATTCCTTATTCTCATCTCCTGGAGACACGGAAAGTCTGAACATTGACCTCCACTTGGACTCAGCAGCCAATCCTCCCACTCTGGCATCTCCTCAAACTTTAGCGTCTTCAGAGACTGAAAGGGCTGAATTACAGAAGCTCCATTACAATCACCATAGAACTCATAACCAATCGTCCTAACGAATTCCACCCTTATGATACATAGCTCTTTAAGAGTGGGTAGCTGCCCAAAACTTGGCAAGGACAAACAATACCTACAATCACTGATACACATGAACTGTATGTTCGAGAACGAATTAGAGTTTCCTAACCAGTTTGGGAAGCTGGTTCCTCCATAGAATCTGATAGTCAGTTTCTCCAAATTTATGCAAGGTTGGAGCTTGTCAAGCACATCTCTCTCCTTTTGGGAATCATCGGCGTCCCCATCACCCCATGCCAACTCTAAGTCCTTGAGTTCTTTCTTATCCTTCAAATTGGCTTCCAAGGCATGCATGACATCAACTACATTTTGCAGATTCAAAATTGAAAGTTTTCCCCGGAGATGCGGCAACTCCTTTAGTTCTGCAATACTTGACCCGGTAGATTTCCCCACAACGAAAGCAGTTAATGTTCTCAAACTTTTTAGTCTTCCAATTTCCACTGGCATCTCTTCTATCTTTGTCCCATTGACATCGAGGTAATGCAAACTAGTAAGTTCCCTCATGTCTACAGGTAATTTGGCAAGGGAGCAACAATCTGCCAACGTTAATGTCCGTAAATTTATCAATTTTCTCATGTCTGCCGGCAGTTCAATGAGAGCGTAACAATTTGACAATAGTAGTGTCTGCAAATTGTAGAGAGTGCAAACTACACTAGGTAAGCTTTCAATTGCAGTATGAGAGAGATCTAGAAAGCGCAAGTGAATGAGATTACCAATAGAATCAGGTAATTCATTGACATTTCTATAACGCGACAATGATAAAACCCATAAACATTTCAGTGCTGGCAACAAATCATGTAGAAACTTTTTACTTATGTAGAACTTTTTAGACCAGCGATTTGTTTCAAAAGAGGTCGGTAGGAAGGTCCGCAGACACTTAGCCCCATTTAATGGCTCAAATTTTTTAGCAGCATCAATTTCTCCCCTAGCATATGACAAATGACGAAGTCCTTTAACTTCTTGCGATTCCATCTCTTCCAGCTTGAGAAAAAACCCCCTAGACATGAACTGACCCAAGTCATTAAGAAGATCATGCATTGTGAAACCACGCTCTCCTGATTTTTGAAGTAGTGATCGTGATACTAGTTCATCGAAGTACTTTCTAGCCATCTCTTCCATTCTTTTCCCATTCAAACCTTGTGGAATGAAACCTTCCGCCATCCAAAGTAGAACCATATCTTCCTTCTTCAACTAATAACCTTTTGGAAAAAATGAACAATAAACAAAGCATCGTTTCAACTGAGAAGGGAGATAATGATAGCTCAACCGCAGGGCTGGAAGGATATCACTTTTATCATAAGGTAGCTCCCAAAGACTACTATTTAATAATATATTCCATTCCTCGAAGTCTCTCTGGTAACGTAATAAACCCCCAAGTGTTTCTGCTGCTAAAGGCAAACCTTTGCACTTGCATGCAATTTTCTTGCCAAGTTCTTCCAAAGTTGGATGTGCATTGTGGTTTTCATTTCCAAATGCATGTTTTGCAAGTAACATCCAACAATCTTCATGCGACAAAGGTTCCAAGTATTGAATGGGAACATTTTTCATGAGAGATGCAACATTTCGCTTCGTGTTGTCACGATGACTTTACTTCCTCTTGCCCCGGAAGTAAAAGGAGTTTGCAGGCACTTCCAATCAAAATATTTCTCATTCCAAAGGTCATCCAACACAAATAAGAATTTCTTTCCCCTCAGTTGTTCTCTAAGTTCAACTTGAAGCAAATTCAAATCTGTCATATTACAAGGTGTTGAAGTGACTGACTCGAGAAGAGTTTTAGTCACCCTAATAGCATCATAATCTTCTGAAACACATGCCCAAGATTTAAGGGTAAAGTGTTTTTTCACCTTGTCATCATTGTAAAGGACTCTAGCAAGGGTCGTCTTGCCAACCCCGCCCATACCAACAATGGTGATGATAGATACATCATCCTCGTTTGCATCATCAGAGAACAAGACTTTTGATAAATTTTCTTTATCCTTGTCTCTTCCATATACAAAAGGTTCATGAATCAAGGAAGTTGTTGGAGTTCTTTGTGAAACCTTCCTCCCAACAACTTCTGTCAGACCAAGGGCAACTTTCTGTTGCACAAAGTCATCCAGTCTTTGTAATAACCCTTGTATCTCAACATTCATGCTTTGATAAAAATGACTACGAGAAGTAGAGAAGAAGTTCCACACCTTTTTGGTTAATTTCTCGGTTTGACCTTCACCTTCCACCTTGCATCGCAAAGCTTCAGTGTCGATCTCATCCAGTAAGTCCTCCGCGTCAAAGACAGCGTGCTTGAGCTCATCAAGCCATTCTCTCACAGCAGGGTTTGAAATTTGCTTCTCTTCCGCATCATTGAGGACTGCACAAAGGGTGAGCAGCGTCATCTTCAGTTTCATGAGGAGTGGTTCATCCAGCTTCTTCTGCCGGAACAAGTCACCGAAGTCGGTTGAAGCAATGCGCTCACACAGCACCTGGATGGAAGCGGAGATAAAAGCCTGTCCAATCAAAGCGGCAGCCATTTTTCTCTTGGTTGCCAAGTTTGCTAATCGCTCAATGAAGAATGAAAGGCTTTTGAGATTGTAAATATATATGCATCCCAATTTGTAATCTCTTGTAATCAACCTTCGAATAGTCATGAACAACAATAACTTTAAAAGGTCAACGGGGGACAACTGGGGACAACTGTTGAAACTTTCTTTGTGCTCACATGGGGATGCTATCCAGTGACACATAACTTGTACAATACACATGAACaacaattgttttttattttatttttttaccaagAGACAAACTTAATTAAGATACAAGCTGCAGCGGTTGAGAAAGAGTGACCTCATTAAAATCTTTCTCGAGAAGAACACACGGGATTAAACCcggaacaaagaaaaaaaagtaccaCAGCTCAGTGCCAGTTTCATAGTTACTCAACGTGTTTTTGGAAGTTCTCGCGGCTTTGAGCCAAAGGACACAATGTTATATTATTGATCTGCTCTTAAAAAATTGAACAGACTGAATACTTGCTAGAGAAGGAAATAGGAGACTATTAATGTAGAAACTGTAGTTAACACGAAAACGTACTGTGGCTGGTCCTAATGGAAAAGCTGTGGTTGGAGACTGAGAGCTTGATGTTGTATTGCACCACGCATTCCACTCCCGAGTCTAAACATGAGTCATTAACGGAATGGAAAATCAGTAAGTTTTCGGTACCTCCTGAATTCAGCAATTAATCCCTTCAATTCAGGATCGTTCTCGTGTTTGTATACATGATTTGATAGCTTATATTGAGCAAACAATTAGATTTAATTTGAAGACAGAATTAACTTCTATGAGATTTAGAATTATCATTCAAGATGCGGTTAAGAACGTTTTATACAAGGCACTATTCTTTGTACTGGGAAAAAGAATGTCATCACATAATTCCTCCAGTCATATAGTAAACCAACAGACTGCTATTCAAAATCGGGCATCACTTTCCACAAACATCATGAACTAAGCAAGTATGCAAGATCCATTGCATCCAAGTAACTTGGGGAGCTCACCGGTGCTTAAACTGTTTCATGGCTCTTCCAATGCACCATTTGAGTACTCCTCACCAGCAACACCGGATGCTCCATTTGATAACCGGCCTGTGCTGTTGGAATTTGAATATGTGGAGTATGTGGAAGCAGAGTTTCCCCGAGAATTCCGAGTCTGCGCAGCCGTGCTACTTCTTGTCACCTTGAGGCGAGCCTTTCTACCCTGTGGTGGAGCAACAAATCCACAATATCTATTAGTCTCTCGTTCAAGGACGTCGCAGATAAAAACTGGGGAAATGTCTACTATCTGAAAGGATGACGGACAATTACCTTTCCCATACACTTCTCCAGATGAGGAGCAAACCTCCCAGCCACGATAGACCGACCACAATTCATGCACTCAAACACTTCGCTGGCTACGGAAGGATGATTCTGCCCAAATATGTCAACCACGTACTTGCTATTTGCTTCACCACTATTACTAGGATCAGCTACCCTCACCCGTGCTTGGGCTGACAACCTtagttcttcttcctcttcttcaaaatTACGATCAAGACCCAACTTCGCTATTCGATGACACTCAGATGCAACATCAACAATGATCGAATCGAGGAGATCcccaaaaacatgagatgacAGCTGCAACCACAACCATCAAACTATGAAATTATATTGTCAACTGATTTCTATATGCGCACGTGAAATCCTTCAAACTTTAAGACCAAGAAAAAATTTAATCATCTTTATTCTAGGCATTCCCTACACAAGAACATTcgtcaacaaaaagaaaagcccTATACTGCTTTGAAGTAGAAAATTATGATAATACTAGAGGGATTGGCCTTCAAACATCCCGTATCTAAATACTTATTGAAAACGTAAAATTCACCATTTTCTTCCACTATGATAACCAAACTCATATCCTTAGTTCCATGAATTTGCTGCAATTTGACAACGAATTTGGTAACCGGCAGAAGACAACCCTTGAATCATGGGCATTTTCTCTTTCTCGAAAAGATGTGATCACCAAACCAAAGCAAGAGATCAACAACTTACTAGTGCAGAACCAATTAGCCATTAAAATCCTTAGTCCTAGTAATGTGTGATTCTAAAAGGTCAAGAACAGATAACTGTGACATCATCTACACATGGACAAAATGCATCGCattgcatttttttattttcatttttctattaaCAAGACactattctaaactactctaatttacgAGGCCGAGGATACGAACTAGGCTGCAAAGGGGAGGCACAATGCCGTAACCAACTGGCCTAACCCGCGTCTCCATCCCAATTCATCTAAACCCTTAACAACtcaaaacccacaaaaatttTCCAACC contains the following coding sequences:
- the LOC137742071 gene encoding SAGA-associated factor 11, producing MSVPNEGNDMSSSSDAQLSSHVFGDLLDSIIVDVASECHRIAKLGLDRNFEEEEEELRLSAQARVRVADPSNSGEANSKYVVDIFGQNHPSVASEVFECMNCGRSIVAGRFAPHLEKCMGKGRKARLKVTRSSTAAQTRNSRGNSASTYSTYSNSNSTGRLSNGASGVAGEEYSNGALEEP